The following coding sequences are from one Oncorhynchus kisutch isolate 150728-3 linkage group LG23, Okis_V2, whole genome shotgun sequence window:
- the LOC109868356 gene encoding arrestin domain-containing protein 1 isoform X2, which yields MNDMSWTLEEQYFSSTLSVADKGTLAAGEHSFPFQFLIPVAAPTSFEGPFGKIVYRVRAIIDTPRFSKDYKAQRPFYLLNLLNLNQVPNIEQPSYAVTTKRFSYLLVKTGTLMMKACSDQRGYTPGQIIRLATEIHNKSGKGTGCVLASLIQKVTYKTKRAVFDLRTIAEVEGAGVKAGKHAEWREQIIVPPLPQSGLAGCSLIEIDYFIQVSLKSPETVVTLPIYIGNIAVNLIPSRPMPSTPAPTTISPNPGPEGVTPSAPPAEEDLEEVLGAGGSVNEEIPTKSHSQQDQSGQPPTMSPSAFSYAPGVDFPPSQRHANDTSTPLFCVSTGATIPFFTEGNATPVPTSCPLILPPEYSTWDFTHEPPPTYEESCSSNNSSFNNSRPQE from the exons TGGCTGCCCCGACCTCCTTCGAAGGGCCCTTTGGGAAGATTGTTTACCGTGTGAGAGCCATCATAGACACACCTCGCTTCTCCAAGGACTACAAGGCCCAGAGGCCCTTCTACCTACTTAACCTGCTCAACCTCAACCAAGTGCCCAACATTGAG CAACCCAGTTATGCTGTGACCACTAAGAGGTTCAGTTACCTCCTGGTGAAGACGGGCACCCTCATGATGAAGGCTTGCAGTGACCAGAGGGGATACACACCAGGCCAGATCATCAGACTAGCCACTGAGATCCACAACAAGTCAGGCAAGGGCACGGGCTGTGTGCTGGCCAGCCTCATACAG AAAGTGACTTATAAGACCAAACGGGCTGTTTTCGACCTGCGGACCATAGCAGAGGTAGAGGGGGCGGGAGTGAAGGCGGGGAAACACGCTGAGTGGCGGGAGCAAATCATCGTACCGCCCCTCCCCCAGTCTGGCCTGGCCGGCTGTAGCCTTATAGAGATCGATTACTTCATCCAG GTATCACTAAAGTCCCCCGAGACAGTTGTCACTTTACCCATCTACATCGGGAACATCGCTGTCAACTTGATCCCGTCACGACCTATGCCCTCAACTCCAGCCCCAACAACCATCAGCCCCAACCCCGGCCCAGAAGGGGTTACCCCGAGCGCGCCCCCGGCTGAGGAGGACTTGGAAGAGGTGTTGGGTGCAGGGGGTTCAGTCAACGAGGAGATCCCCACAAAGAGTCACTCCCAGCAGGACCAATCCGGCCAGCCCCCCACCATGTCCCCCAGTGCATTCAGCTACGCTCCCGGTGTAGATTTCCCCCCCAGCCAGCGACATGCCAATGACACCTCAACGCCTCTGTTCTGTGTGTCTACTGGGGCCACCATCCCCTTCTTCACAGAAGGAAACGCCACCCCAGTACCCACGTCCTGTCCTCTCATACTCCCCCCTGAGTACAGCACCTGGGACTTCACACATG AACCCCCTCCCACATATGAGGAGAGCTGCAGCAGTAACAACTCCAGCTTCAACAACAGCAGACCGCAGGAGTGA